The Phycisphaerae bacterium genome window below encodes:
- the dnaK gene encoding molecular chaperone DnaK, giving the protein MSKIIGIDLGTTNSVVAVAEGEQVKVLTNAQGSRLTPSVVAFTEKGERLVGQVARHQQVTNPQNTIFSIKRFMGRRHNEVTQEEKIVPYNVVGGPDELVKVEARGKNYTPPEISAMILQDLKKTAEDYLGHKVDRAVITVPAYFNDSQRKATKDAGEIAGLKVERIINEPTAAALAYGLDKKKEQTIAVFDLGGGTFDISVLEIDPEIGTFEVKSTSGDGHLGGDDYDEELINFLAETFRKQEGIDLRTDPMALQRLKEAAEKAKCELSTVLETTINLPYITATQSGPKHLQVTVTRAQFEQMTRKLTERCRKPVLDVLAGAKMSPKDIDEVVLVGGSTRMPAVQALVKEVFGKEPNKSINPDEVVAVGAAIQGAILSGEKEDIVLLDVTPLTLGVETLGGVMTQLIEANTTIPTSRSEVFSTAADGQTEVTIHVLQGNRPMAADNRTLGRFNLTGIAAAPRGVPQIEVTFDIDRNGIINVSAKDKATGREQSIRIEGSGGMSKEDIERMKREAAEHAEDDKKRAELIKARNDADNACYQIEQQLREHGDKVPAEERSKIESAINNVREVMKGDDAQAIGRARDQLLQDAQAIGRIIYEQAAKAGAAPAGGGEGSAGESPSGTDDNVIDAEFEVKDTK; this is encoded by the coding sequence ATGTCAAAGATCATCGGAATCGACTTGGGAACCACGAACTCGGTGGTGGCCGTGGCCGAGGGCGAACAGGTCAAGGTCCTGACCAACGCCCAGGGCTCACGCCTCACGCCGTCCGTGGTAGCCTTCACGGAAAAAGGAGAGAGGCTGGTCGGACAGGTTGCCCGCCACCAGCAGGTGACGAACCCGCAGAACACCATTTTCTCAATCAAGCGCTTCATGGGGCGACGTCACAACGAGGTCACTCAGGAAGAGAAGATCGTCCCCTACAACGTTGTGGGCGGGCCTGACGAACTCGTTAAGGTGGAGGCACGAGGCAAGAATTACACTCCACCCGAAATCAGCGCCATGATTCTTCAGGATCTGAAAAAGACCGCCGAGGATTACCTCGGCCACAAAGTGGACCGGGCCGTCATAACGGTACCCGCCTATTTTAACGACTCGCAGCGCAAGGCGACCAAGGACGCCGGTGAGATCGCCGGTCTCAAGGTCGAGCGCATCATCAACGAGCCGACGGCAGCGGCGCTGGCCTACGGTCTCGACAAGAAGAAGGAACAGACCATTGCCGTATTCGACCTCGGCGGTGGTACGTTTGACATCTCCGTCCTGGAGATCGATCCGGAAATCGGCACGTTTGAGGTCAAGAGCACCAGCGGCGACGGCCATTTGGGCGGCGATGACTACGACGAGGAGCTCATCAACTTCCTCGCCGAGACCTTCCGCAAGCAGGAGGGCATCGACCTGCGTACCGATCCGATGGCCCTCCAGCGACTGAAGGAAGCGGCGGAAAAGGCAAAGTGCGAGCTTTCCACCGTGCTCGAGACCACCATCAATCTACCCTACATCACCGCGACGCAGAGCGGGCCCAAGCACTTGCAGGTGACCGTCACCCGGGCGCAGTTCGAGCAGATGACGCGGAAGCTCACCGAGCGCTGCCGCAAGCCGGTCCTGGACGTGCTGGCCGGCGCGAAGATGTCACCCAAGGACATTGACGAGGTCGTGCTCGTCGGCGGCTCGACGCGCATGCCCGCCGTCCAGGCCTTGGTCAAGGAGGTCTTCGGCAAAGAGCCCAACAAGAGCATCAATCCCGATGAGGTGGTCGCCGTAGGCGCGGCCATCCAGGGTGCGATCCTTTCCGGCGAAAAGGAAGACATCGTCCTGCTCGATGTCACGCCTTTGACGCTCGGTGTTGAGACGCTGGGCGGCGTCATGACCCAGCTGATCGAGGCCAACACCACGATCCCCACGTCGCGGTCGGAAGTCTTCTCCACGGCCGCCGATGGGCAGACCGAGGTCACGATTCACGTGCTTCAGGGCAACCGTCCCATGGCCGCCGATAACCGCACGCTCGGTCGATTCAATCTGACGGGCATCGCCGCGGCGCCGCGGGGCGTTCCGCAGATCGAGGTCACGTTCGACATCGATCGCAACGGCATTATCAACGTCTCCGCCAAGGACAAGGCCACCGGACGGGAGCAGTCGATTCGCATCGAAGGCAGTGGCGGCATGTCCAAGGAGGACATCGAGCGCATGAAGCGCGAAGCGGCCGAGCACGCCGAGGACGACAAGAAGAGGGCCGAGCTCATCAAGGCCCGCAACGACGCCGACAACGCCTGCTATCAAATCGAGCAGCAGCTACGCGAGCACGGGGACAAGGTCCCGGCCGAGGAACGCAGCAAGATCGAGTCTGCGATCAACAACGTCCGCGAAGTCATGAAGGGAGACGACGCCCAGGCCATCGGTCGGGCCCGCGACCAATTGCTCCAGGATGCCCAGGCGATCGGGCGGATCATCTACGAGCAGGCGGCCAAGGCTGGTGCTGCGCCTGCCGGCGGCGGGGAAGGCTCCGCCGGCGAGTCACCATCCGGCACGGACGACAACGTCATTGATGCCGAATTCGAGGTGAAGGACACCAAGTAG
- a CDS encoding acetolactate synthase produces MSIEPFETAEAQGFPVVRQQSVFIENRVGQLLRLTRLFDQTDVRILAVSVVHSVDCAICRFIVDDPDAGGDLIRKAGFPSCESELLVVSLPHGKRALLETWAALLGGEVNIHYTYPLLTHPQGSPAIAVACDNLEQGVRVLRERRFTLLDEGDLRDTRLED; encoded by the coding sequence ATGAGCATTGAGCCGTTCGAGACCGCCGAAGCCCAAGGCTTCCCCGTCGTGCGCCAGCAATCGGTATTCATCGAAAACAGGGTTGGACAGCTCCTGCGGCTGACCCGCCTATTCGATCAGACGGACGTGCGTATTCTCGCCGTGTCCGTCGTCCACTCGGTTGATTGCGCCATTTGCCGTTTTATCGTGGACGATCCCGATGCAGGCGGTGACCTGATCCGCAAAGCCGGATTTCCGTCCTGCGAGTCCGAGCTCCTGGTCGTGTCACTTCCGCACGGCAAGAGGGCTTTGCTGGAAACATGGGCGGCGCTGCTCGGCGGCGAGGTGAACATCCACTACACCTACCCGCTCCTCACCCATCCCCAAGGGTCTCCGGCCATTGCCGTGGCCTGCGACAACCTCGAGCAGGGCGTCCGCGTCCTCCGCGAGCGTCGGTTCACACTGCTCGACGAGGGCGATCTGCGCGATACCCGCCTCGAGGATTGA
- a CDS encoding BlaI/MecI/CopY family transcriptional regulator, producing MAARPLELGDAELEILKVLWDEGPGTVRDVLMHLQKRKRRPAYTTVQTLLTRLENKRFVTSNKTGLAFVYRPRVSREQVTRARLNTLVNQLFNGEAGPLVLQLVKSEKLTPKEIGELHRLIDELDQGQA from the coding sequence ATGGCAGCACGACCGTTGGAGCTGGGAGACGCGGAGCTGGAGATCCTCAAGGTCTTGTGGGATGAGGGTCCCGGGACGGTCCGCGACGTTTTGATGCACTTGCAAAAGCGCAAGCGCCGTCCCGCTTACACGACGGTTCAGACGCTGCTGACTCGGCTCGAAAACAAGCGGTTTGTTACCAGCAACAAGACAGGACTGGCATTCGTGTACCGGCCACGCGTGTCGCGCGAGCAGGTCACCCGAGCGCGGCTGAACACACTGGTCAACCAGTTGTTCAACGGGGAGGCCGGTCCGCTGGTCCTGCAACTCGTGAAATCAGAGAAGCTCACGCCGAAGGAGATCGGCGAGCTTCATCGGTTGATCGACGAGCTGGATCAGGGGCAGGCGTAA
- a CDS encoding tetratricopeptide repeat protein, whose protein sequence is MRYRLSGINCALPWFACLFTSTFSCVVLGAEEPDAAQPRSSTAPVTDDEALRTYYAGNGLLNRGLFDLAAEEYQRFLSRWPEHEKAITARYGLAVSLFRLDRCSAALPELEMLKQAEDLPYAAEVAVMLGQCRSRAGDFAGAVKAYETVLTEHPKHQLADDAALGAAEASHRLHRKEDVLRFCTIVQRDHNRSALRNRCDLLGAQALSQLNRDREAVRLLSELRQRNPEGELAAQAELLEASCLQRLGEATSATPLYRRVIESARDDLLPEALFGLGSILSDQGNTDEAAELFDRLLSANPESSLAPAARMVRARLYFDAGDYDDAVALWGRSLDAGGESADEAAYWLGKCRLRQERYADAAGLLEKALDRFPASDLRPQMMYDRAVALSRSGDTDAAAAVGRRFREAFAGHELEPDMLYLLAGQAYRQGEIKTAQEAAQEIVEKHADHALAVGARMLVAECAYQQGEFAKAAEQYELVLATSPDETTTRLGRYHLGMSLYRLERFDDAVEALTPVADRAAQTGEHRAAQLTLGDIHVCRSEWKQAESRLRQYLADGMDVPSADDALFKLGLSLQRQGRTEEALACYESFLATFAESPLRTQVMFERGQMLLALDRLDEAAEAMEQTLRNDKEGRFSNFARKHLASIAMRKGEYARAADEYGRLTEDGSAESNAARVRRGEALLAARQYEPALVLFSEVLTETKTQAESAPAAAGRAIALSRLDRYDAALAAISETEKEHADRLDPATRRALRYEKAWCLRRSGRTDEAESTYRALLATDGDGPQANHARLALAAMLMDRKEFASARQLLGELDQRIKGNADDGLREQVLYRLGVCDHELDRHEEARSQLTTFVGRYPRSAMLAPALYLLGASAAQLNNHEEAVRAWRRVVDEFPDHELAATSQLRAAESLLALQRWAAAEQGFSVFLDRHPGHAQQFQAQFGLGWARENQQRYDDAIKAYSAVIQNHQGPTSARAQFQVGECLFAQKKYEDAIKELLKVDILYAYAEWSAAALYEAGRCFELLGRSAEARGQFQAVTERFADTKWSNLARERLEAKPQDTPPGR, encoded by the coding sequence GTGCGATATCGACTCTCAGGGATCAACTGCGCCTTGCCGTGGTTCGCTTGCCTGTTTACGTCGACTTTTTCCTGCGTTGTCCTTGGAGCGGAGGAACCTGATGCGGCTCAGCCCCGATCCAGCACCGCGCCGGTCACTGATGACGAGGCGCTGCGCACGTACTACGCGGGTAACGGCTTGCTGAACCGCGGGCTGTTCGATCTCGCTGCCGAGGAGTATCAGCGATTCCTCTCGCGATGGCCTGAGCATGAGAAAGCGATAACGGCGCGCTATGGTCTGGCCGTGAGCCTGTTTCGGCTCGATCGCTGTTCGGCGGCGTTGCCGGAACTGGAGATGCTGAAACAGGCTGAAGACCTGCCGTACGCGGCTGAAGTTGCGGTCATGTTGGGCCAATGCCGGAGTCGCGCAGGCGATTTCGCTGGCGCGGTCAAGGCCTATGAAACCGTACTTACGGAGCATCCCAAACACCAGCTTGCAGATGACGCGGCGCTGGGCGCGGCCGAGGCATCGCACCGATTACATCGCAAGGAGGATGTGCTCCGATTCTGCACAATCGTCCAGCGGGACCACAACCGCAGCGCGTTGCGCAATCGCTGCGACCTTCTCGGCGCTCAAGCGCTTTCGCAATTGAATCGCGATCGAGAGGCGGTAAGGCTCTTGAGTGAGCTGCGTCAACGCAACCCTGAAGGCGAACTGGCCGCACAGGCAGAATTGCTGGAAGCGAGTTGCTTGCAGCGCCTTGGTGAGGCGACTTCGGCCACGCCACTCTACCGCCGGGTAATCGAGTCGGCTCGAGACGACCTGCTGCCGGAAGCGCTCTTCGGCTTGGGCTCGATACTCTCCGACCAGGGCAACACCGACGAAGCCGCTGAGTTGTTCGACCGGCTGCTGAGCGCGAACCCGGAGTCTTCGCTTGCGCCCGCAGCGCGAATGGTGCGAGCACGGCTCTATTTCGACGCCGGAGACTACGATGACGCCGTAGCGCTGTGGGGGCGATCTCTGGATGCAGGCGGTGAGTCTGCAGATGAAGCGGCCTACTGGTTGGGGAAATGTCGCTTGCGACAGGAGCGGTACGCCGACGCTGCCGGACTGCTGGAAAAGGCGTTGGATCGATTTCCCGCGTCCGACCTGCGACCGCAAATGATGTACGACCGGGCTGTGGCGCTGTCTCGCTCGGGCGATACTGACGCGGCCGCAGCGGTGGGGAGGCGCTTTCGTGAGGCTTTTGCGGGGCACGAACTCGAGCCCGACATGCTCTATCTGCTGGCGGGTCAGGCCTACCGCCAGGGTGAGATTAAGACGGCCCAGGAGGCTGCACAAGAAATTGTCGAGAAGCACGCCGACCATGCCCTTGCCGTAGGGGCAAGAATGCTGGTGGCGGAATGTGCCTATCAACAGGGCGAATTCGCCAAGGCGGCGGAGCAGTACGAGCTGGTGCTCGCGACCTCACCCGACGAGACAACGACCCGGCTGGGGCGCTACCACCTGGGTATGTCATTGTATCGTCTGGAGCGGTTCGACGACGCGGTGGAAGCACTCACGCCCGTCGCCGATCGTGCCGCACAAACCGGCGAGCATCGTGCCGCCCAGCTGACCCTGGGCGACATACACGTTTGTCGCAGCGAGTGGAAGCAGGCTGAGTCGCGACTGCGGCAGTACCTGGCGGATGGCATGGATGTGCCCTCCGCCGACGACGCCCTGTTCAAGCTCGGACTGTCGCTGCAAAGGCAAGGTCGCACGGAAGAGGCACTCGCCTGCTACGAGTCCTTTCTGGCGACGTTTGCGGAGAGTCCCCTCCGAACACAAGTCATGTTCGAGCGGGGGCAGATGCTGTTGGCCCTGGACCGTCTCGACGAGGCGGCCGAGGCGATGGAGCAAACGCTCCGCAATGACAAAGAGGGAAGGTTCAGCAACTTCGCTCGAAAGCACCTGGCCTCGATTGCCATGCGGAAAGGGGAATACGCTCGTGCGGCCGACGAGTACGGCCGGCTGACTGAAGACGGTTCCGCGGAGTCGAATGCGGCACGGGTCCGCCGGGGTGAGGCTCTGCTGGCCGCGAGACAGTACGAACCCGCCCTGGTTCTATTTAGCGAAGTATTGACGGAAACGAAGACTCAGGCGGAATCAGCGCCGGCAGCCGCCGGGCGAGCGATCGCGTTATCGCGGCTCGACCGATACGACGCAGCACTCGCTGCGATCAGTGAAACCGAAAAGGAGCACGCCGATCGACTGGACCCGGCAACTCGACGAGCCTTGCGCTACGAGAAAGCGTGGTGCTTACGGCGTTCCGGCCGCACGGACGAGGCGGAGAGCACCTATCGAGCGCTTCTGGCAACGGACGGTGACGGTCCGCAGGCCAATCACGCCCGGCTCGCCCTCGCCGCCATGCTCATGGACCGCAAGGAATTCGCCTCCGCGCGGCAACTGCTCGGTGAACTCGATCAGCGCATCAAGGGGAATGCCGACGACGGGCTGCGCGAGCAGGTGCTCTACCGCCTTGGCGTTTGCGACCACGAGCTCGACCGGCACGAGGAGGCGCGATCGCAGCTCACTACATTCGTTGGTCGCTACCCGAGAAGCGCCATGCTGGCTCCAGCTCTGTATCTGCTGGGTGCTTCCGCCGCGCAGCTCAACAACCACGAAGAGGCGGTACGGGCATGGCGGCGTGTGGTCGACGAGTTTCCCGATCACGAGCTGGCCGCGACGAGTCAACTGCGCGCGGCCGAGAGTCTTCTTGCGTTGCAGCGATGGGCCGCGGCGGAGCAGGGTTTCTCGGTGTTTCTCGATCGTCACCCCGGCCATGCGCAGCAGTTTCAGGCACAGTTCGGGCTGGGCTGGGCGCGAGAAAACCAGCAGCGCTACGACGACGCCATAAAGGCCTATTCGGCGGTCATTCAGAACCACCAGGGGCCGACGTCCGCGCGGGCACAATTCCAGGTCGGCGAGTGCCTATTCGCGCAGAAGAAATATGAGGACGCCATCAAAGAGCTCCTCAAAGTAGACATCTTGTATGCGTACGCGGAATGGAGCGCGGCGGCTCTTTACGAAGCAGGACGTTGCTTTGAGCTGCTCGGGCGATCGGCGGAAGCCCGCGGGCAATTCCAGGCAGTGACGGAACGGTTCGCGGACACGAAATGGTCCAACCTGGCCCGCGAGCGTTTGGAAGCCAAGCCGCAGGACACGCCGCCGGGCCGATGA
- a CDS encoding MotA/TolQ/ExbB proton channel family protein, protein MLALTKLIAVWMIVLGQMPANPTTAPANEPRQAEQIKISTTPDGGLPHEASAGTAKINSVFDFVQRGGIMMIPIGLCSLIALAVIVERWASLRRKRIIPRGFEPGLRRILDQGLERRGEAVDYCNRDNSPVAHIFATAVKRLGEPVELLERHVQEAGEREVFKLRKYLRILAVIAAISPLMGLLGTLFGMIKAFQTVATSADALGKTEMLASGIYEALITTAAGLLVAIPALIGFHWLSARIEYLVAEMDRMTLTFIEEYVLPAGEFMTVRGGDVRTSRSAPRVTSHDNGKHAAEEIESEETASA, encoded by the coding sequence ATGCTGGCATTAACGAAGTTGATCGCAGTCTGGATGATCGTCCTGGGGCAGATGCCGGCCAATCCGACGACGGCCCCGGCCAACGAGCCCCGGCAGGCGGAGCAAATCAAGATCTCAACAACACCGGACGGCGGACTTCCCCACGAGGCATCTGCGGGCACCGCGAAGATCAACTCGGTATTCGATTTCGTGCAGCGCGGGGGGATCATGATGATCCCCATCGGTCTCTGCTCCCTCATTGCCCTCGCCGTTATCGTGGAGCGTTGGGCAAGCCTGAGACGAAAGCGCATTATCCCGCGAGGATTCGAACCGGGACTGCGCCGCATTCTGGACCAGGGATTGGAGCGCCGCGGCGAGGCCGTTGATTACTGCAATCGCGATAACAGCCCCGTGGCACACATCTTTGCCACGGCCGTCAAACGCCTCGGTGAACCCGTGGAGCTTCTCGAACGGCACGTGCAGGAGGCGGGCGAACGCGAAGTGTTCAAACTCCGTAAGTACCTGCGCATTCTCGCCGTCATCGCCGCAATCTCCCCGCTCATGGGCCTGCTGGGTACGCTTTTCGGCATGATCAAGGCGTTCCAGACCGTCGCCACATCCGCCGACGCTCTGGGCAAAACGGAGATGCTCGCCTCGGGAATCTACGAAGCGCTGATCACTACCGCGGCGGGGCTCCTCGTGGCGATCCCCGCGTTGATCGGATTCCACTGGCTTTCGGCGCGGATCGAGTATCTCGTAGCGGAAATGGACCGCATGACGCTGACGTTCATCGAAGAATACGTTCTCCCTGCCGGGGAATTCATGACTGTTCGAGGGGGAGATGTGCGTACATCGCGATCCGCACCTCGCGTCACGAGCCACGACAACGGCAAACATGCGGCGGAGGAAATCGAGTCCGAAGAGACCGCGTCCGCCTGA
- a CDS encoding biopolymer transporter ExbD, producing the protein MLIKAPSDETGAHIEITPMIDMVFLLLIFFLVATTFHQTEREMQVALPQASHAAPMSSLLRELVINVDEEGRIIITGRTVEPGELKSMIENAVAGNPEQKVTVRGDRRTAYANIVRVLDVCKGGGIREPYLDTVLVE; encoded by the coding sequence ATGCTCATCAAGGCGCCATCCGACGAAACGGGCGCACACATCGAAATCACGCCCATGATCGACATGGTCTTCCTGCTGCTCATCTTCTTTCTGGTGGCAACCACCTTTCACCAGACAGAGCGGGAAATGCAGGTCGCCTTACCCCAGGCCAGCCACGCGGCGCCGATGAGCTCACTGCTGCGCGAACTGGTCATCAACGTCGATGAGGAGGGTCGGATCATCATCACGGGGCGGACCGTCGAACCGGGCGAATTAAAGTCCATGATCGAGAACGCCGTCGCGGGCAATCCGGAGCAGAAAGTGACCGTCCGCGGCGACCGGCGCACCGCCTACGCGAACATTGTACGCGTGCTCGATGTCTGCAAGGGCGGCGGCATTCGCGAACCCTATCTCGATACGGTATTGGTGGAATGA